A stretch of DNA from Nitrospira sp. KM1:
TCGTTGGCGCTTCCACTTCCACTGGAAGACATCGAGGCATCGGAGCATCCACGCAGGCTCGCGGGGATCCTCAACCTGAGAAAGGTAAAACCACCCTCAGCATCCTGACAATCAGGATTCAGAAATCGGCCAGGGTATCAGCGTTCCTAGCTCCGCGTGATTCCATGCGCGCGCATCTGTTGGAGCATGGGATCGTAAGAAGTTTCCATGGCGGCGTGAATGGCCGCTGCATCCAATTCACTCGTTGTGAAGCTTTCGTATCCCAAGAAGAAGTGATGGCAAGCCAATCATGCATGCGGATTCCAGCGCATAGGGCACCTGCTGCGTCGTTGCCCAACCAATCGCGATGTCTGAGTCCTCATGAGCAATATGCTTCACGCTTGCCGGGCATGTCTGAATGGTGTCTACCGTGTTTGGAGATTGGTTGAAATTGATGGCGAGTGGTGCGCTCAGCTTATGTGCCCAACCTCATCGTGGATGGCAGCGGGGGAAGACCAAAAATATTCAGTGGCGTAAGGAATCGTTTTATCCGTAATATTTTCTGATCCGGCATTGATGCCCTCAGACAAATGCCGGCCTTTGATGGAGGGTCTAGGCCCATGCTGCGACAATCGCGTGTCATGCTCGTCGACGATGATCTGGAAACCGTCAAGATGATTCAGGAGGTCCTCATCAAGGAAGGCTATGAAGTCGAGACTGCAAACGAAGCCGAATCGGCGCTGCGTCGCCTGACGGAGTGGCAACCGGAACTTCTCATCACCGACATTCACATGCCTGGAATGGATGGGCTGGCCTTGCTGGAAACAGTCCGTCAAAAGAGTCCTGATGTGCTCGTGATTTTGTTGACTGCCTTCGGATCGTTGAAGACGGCCGTGGACGCCATCAAAGCGGGGGCGTTCGATTATCTGAGCAAGCCATTCATCGTCGAAGACATCCGGCTTGTGGTCCGGCGGGCTCTCGAGCATAAAAAACTATTGAAGGAGAATCGCTCGTTACGGGATCAGTTGCGGCAGCGCTACTCGCTCGACAACCTGGTCGGGAGCAGTCCGGGCATGGTGACGGTGTATAAAACTGTCGCTCGTGTGGCCAAGACTGATAGTACAGTTTTGATTCAAGGTGAAAGCGGGACGGGCAAGGAGTTGATCGCGCGTGCCATTCATGCCAACAGCCCTAGGAGCAGCGGTCCGTTCATTCCGATCGACACAGGGTCATTGGCAGAGTCGCTGCTCGAATCTGAGCTGTATGGCCATGAGCGCGGAGCTTTTACGGGCGCAGTGTCGATGAAGAAAGGACTGCTCGAGCAGGCGCACCAAGGAACCTGCTTCCTGGACGAAATAGCCGACCTGTCTCCCGTCGTCCAAAGCAAATTGCTTCGGACGCTTCAGGAGCGTGAGGTTCGCCGCGTTGGCAGCAATGTCACTCAAACCTTGGACGTCCGGATCATTGCTGCGACAAAAAAGGATTTGAAACCCCTGGTGGCGGCGGGCAAGTTTCGAGAAGATCTGTTTTATCGATTGGAAGTCGTCACCATTACCCTGCCCCCGTTACGAGAGCGCATTGACGACATCGCTCCGCTTAGCCAGTTTTTCGTGGATAAATTGGGCCGAACAAAGGAGCGCCCTGTCAGCGGACTGTCGCCGGAGACCCTTAAGCTGTTGAAAAATTATTCGTGGCCCGGGAATGTCAGAGAACTCGAGCATGTGGTCGAACGCGCTATCGCGCTCACGCCCCATCCCGTCCTCCTTCCGGAGGATCTACCCGACGCGGTCCGCGTGGCGACTGTACAAGAGCATGCGCAAGCTCGCGGCTGGACTACGTTGGAACAGTTGGAAAAAGAACATATCCAGCGTGTTCTCGATGCCCATCAACAGGACCACGGGCAGGCCTCCGCCATATTGGGCATTCACCGGAAGACATTGCTTCGAAAAATTCGATCCTACGGCCTTAGCGAGCGGGGATCCGCCATTTCCCAGTAATACCTATCGTATCAGAGGAAGCGTTGATGTTCTGCACGGCACCATCTCATAAACATACGGGACGGGCAGGCTCCGACGAAACGTGAACTCCCACAAAGAAGCCATTTCCTCGCCATCCTAGAGATTTTCTGGTCCGCCGCATCAGGTCGGCTTGAGCTACGCGGGGAGCCTGCCTCAGGCAGGACTGGCTGGCGATATCCCTAATCCTTCTATCCATCATGCGGCTCGAGAATCTCCGTTGAAGACCGGGCATCGCTACCGTTACCATAGGCCTGTGATCGACCGCAAACTGGCTATGGCGTAACCCATCGAAAAATGGGATGGTGAGGAAAAAACGACGGCGATTGCTGATTGCGCACCACGTTTGATTGCATAAGAATCGTAAGCGCACGATGGAGGAGTGTTCCTCTAGGTCTCCAAAATAACATTCAAATCTCATGCATAAAATAATATTGTGACTCAGCGCCAGGGCCTCCAGCCACCGATGGACGGGGAATCCTTATCCAGGCTTTGCTGCACCGCATGTGACGCTCAAATTGTTCAGTGGAACGGGATACACGGTTTCACCTAGATAGGACCAACGACTAAGGGAGATTTTGTGTATACGGCAGAACGGCCTTTTGTATTCATGGAATGTTCGGAATTACGGGAGATACTCGGAGAAGAAGCCGAAGATGAACGTCGGCTGGCTGAGTTGCTCGAATCTGTCCCTCTCGATTCCATCTATTTTCACACCCATAGTTATTTACTACGGCATAGCTATGTGGAACGGCCTTATCCCAATGATTTTGCGCAGTGGGTTGCCATGGAAGTTCGGGACCATGTACTGGGCGAAAGACTCGCCGTGGTCGATCCGTTTGAATTCTCGGAATTGGAAGCCTTGCGGGGAGAACTCATCTCGATTATCGATGACCACCTCTCGCGCATGCCGATCGTTCCGCGGGTCATTTTTGGAGAGCCGTTTCATTTTAATAAATCTCGCATTCTCCAGGTGCCGACCGGCATTGCGGCCAAGACATTGCAGGAATTTCGAAATGCCTTGGGCGAGGTTGAGGTAAGCGCAATCTATTTCCATGTCTTCGAATCGCGTCATCGCCTGCATCAGGATGACAGCGATTTTGCCACGTGGATTGACAAGTGCCTCGGCATGCCGGACCTTGCGAACAGGTTTCGGTCCATTAATCCATATTTGGGCAGTCTCGAACGGTTACGGTCGGCACTCCTCACGGCCTGCGACGATGTACTCAGCCGTGAGCCGCAGACTTGAGGAAGAAGAGATGGCGGTGGTGATGACGGATCCAACCTGGTTCAAAGACGCGGTATTCTATGAACTGCACGTCAAAGCCTTTTGTGACAGCAATGACGATGGGATCGGAGACTTCCGAGGCTTGATCGGGAAATTGGACTACATCGAATGGTTGGGAGTGAACTGTATCTGGCTGCTCCCATTCTTTCCGTCGCCGCTGCGTGATGACGGCTACGATGTTTCGAATTACAGGGACATTTTCCCCGACTACGGCTCGATGGCAGATTTTCGGGAGTTCCTGGACGAAGCGCATCGCAGAGGGATGCGAGTGATCGCTGATCTTGTGCTCAACCATACATCGGATCAACATGCCTGGTTTCAATCTGCTCGTAGCTCACCGCAATCGCCGACCCGAGACTATTATGTCTGGAGCGACACTGATAAGCGGTATGAAAAGGCACGCATCATCTTTATCGACACGGAAAAATCCAATTGGACATGGGATCCTGTCGCCAACGCGTACTATTGGCATCGGTTCTTCAGCCATCAGCCCGATTTGAACTACGGCAACCCCGAGTTACGGAACGCCATGCTGGACGTGATGTCCTTTTGGCTGGAACAGGGACTCGATGGGTTTCGATGCGATGCGGTGCCATATCTGTTTGAGCGCGAGGGGACGATCTGCGAGAATCTGCCGGAAACCCATACGTATCTCAAAGAAGTCCGCAAACGGATCGATACGGCCTATCAAGGGCGAATCCTGCTGGCTGAAGCCAACCAATGGCCGGCAGACGTACGCCCATATTTTGGCGACGGTGACGAATTTCACATGGCGTTTCATTTTCCGTTGATGCCCAGATTATTTATGGGTTTGCGAAGCGAGGATTGGCATCCGATCGTCGATATGTTCACCCATACGCCGCCCATACCGGAGAATTGCCAATGGTGCCTCTTCCTCCGGAATCACGATGAACTGACATTGGAGATGTGCGCCGGTGAGGAACGAGATTACATGTACTACGCCTACGCACGTGATCCTCAGATGAGGCGGAATATCGGCATCGCCAGACGCTTGGCGCCCCTGCTGGACAATGACCGCCGCAAGATCGAACTGCTCAATAGTCTGGTCTTCACATTGCCGGGAAGTCCGATCATCTATTACGGCGACGAAATCGGCATGGGCGACAACGTGCACCTCGGAGACCGTAATGGCGTCCGTACACCCATGCAGTGGACGGCGGATCGGAACGGAGGTTTTTCAAAGACTGACCCCGCGAAACTCTACCTGCCGGCGAATTCCGATTCGGTATATGGCTATCAGGGTACGAATGTCGAATCCCAACGTCAGGCACAGCACTCTCTCCTACAATGGATGAAACACATGATCGCCGTGCGAAGGAGGCAGCCTGCGTTTGGTCGCGGGACCATTACCTTTCTTCGCCCGCACACCGACAAGGTGCTGACCTATCTGCGTGAATACCGCGACACGACGTTATTGTTGGTGCACAACCTGGCGGGCTCGGCGCAGCCGGTGGAGTTGGACCTCTCACGGTTCGAAGGGATGGTGCCACATGAGCTTTTCGGTGATTCGCGGTTTCCAGTTATCGGCAAACAGACCTATGCGTTGAGTCTGGCTCCCTACGGCTTTTACTGGTTCAAGCTTCACCCCAAAGCGGTTTCGGATTCTTCCTACGGCATCGAAGGCAGTGTGATCTGACGAACCGGCAACGAGAGGAGCGCCAACGGTGGCCCGCGAACTGGACGAATATCGAGATTGTGCCCCCAAAGGAACGGTCGATTTCCTCTATCGACTAAGCGACGTGGTATCGGGACGCAAGTTTCTCCATGTCAGTGCTGTCCGCTACGGGAGCGGGATGGCTGAAATCCTGCGTCGGCTCGTGCCGATGATGAAGGCGTTGGGGGTTGACGCCCGGTGGGAGGTGTTGGCCGGCGATCAGGAGTTTTTCCGGGTCACCCGGCTTCTGGCAAATGCACTTCAGAGTCAGGACGAGCGTCTGACGGACCAAATGCAGGAAGTCTACCTTCGGATCAACCAGCGCAATGCCATGGCGCTCGATCTCGACGCGGACCTCGTCATGGTTCATGATCCTCAGCCTGCCGCGTTGATCGAATATCGAAAAGGCGGTAATTGGTTTTGGCGCTGCTACCTCGACGTGGGCACGCCGCGCCAACATGCGTGGAATTTTCTTCGGCGTTTTGTGGTCGCGTATGATGCCGCCATTTTTTCGTTGCCTGGGTTTGCCCACCGGCTGCCGATTCCCCAATTCCTGATCTATCCGTCCATCGACCCCTTGAGCGAGAAAAATCGGGAATTGAGCCGTGCAGAAATCAATGACGTGATGCAGCGTCTCGGCATTCCGCGGAATAAACCGATTTTGTTGCAACTTTCACGTTTCGAACGGTTTAAGGATCCGGTCGGGGCTATCACCGCCTATCGCTTGGTGAAAAAGCATCACGACTGTCGCGTGATCATCGCTGGGTCCGGCGTGACCCATGAGCCGGAAGGAGAAGCCGTGCTCGCTGAGATCCAGGAGGCCGCCGCGGAAGACCCGGATATCCATGTCCTCCAGTTGCCTCCCGAGGCCGATCTCGAGATCAACGCTCTTCAGCGCGCAGCGACTCTGATTTTTCAGAAGTCGGTAAAGGAAGGATTCAACGTCTCGGTGGCAGAAGCCATGTGGAAGGGCAAGCCGGTCATCGGCAGCACGGCCGGTGGCATTGCGGCACAGATCATAGATGGAACGACGGGCTATACGGTCCATTCGGTTGAAGGAGTGGCATTTAGAGCCAGATATCTCCTCAACAACCCGGGAGTCATTCAGCGCATGGGAGGAGCGGGGCGCGAGCATGTGAGGAGAAATTTTCTCATCACTCGAGACGTAAGCGATTTTTTGACCCTCATGCGGCTGTTCGCAAATCGATGACCGCCCGCGTATGGTGGTTTGCAATCCGACACTCGGAGCCTAAAGGAATCAGCAATGCCAGCCGCAGCGTGGGAGCAAATTCAAGAGCAGTATCCTGGTCTCGACAAGATCGACATTCTGATCGGCCTTCCGACCTTCAATCTCGCAGCCACGATTGAAACTGTCCTGAGCGCCATTCTGGAAGGTCTCGACCGGTGGTTTCCTCAGGCGTCGGTCATCATCGTCGCAGCCGATGGAGGATCGAAGGACGGCACGCCGGAACTGATCAAGCGCAGCATTGGAAATCGCCGTCCTGTCGCGGTGATTCCCGCTATCGCCAATGGGATGGTGGCCAATCCGTTCGCGATCAATCGATTGTCGTACTCCGGGATGCCCGCCCGGGAAGAATCATTCAGATCGCTCTTCATGATCGCCGAACAATCGCGGGCGCGAACCTGCATCTGTATCGACGGAGGCATCCGCTCCGTTATGCCGGATTGGGTGGAACTGCTTGCCAAGCCGGTATTGGAAAAGGATGCCGATTATGTCGCGCCGGTCTTCCGTCGGCAACGCTATGAGGGAAGTCTCACCAATGGACTTGTCGCACCATTGACCCGAGCGCTCTATGGTAAGCGGATCGCCGGTCAAGCTGGCGGAGCATATGGTTTCTCTGGAAAGCTAATCAGCCGCTGTGTGCAAAAAGATCTCTGGGAAGGCGAGGCTGCGCGGTTCAGCATTGACACGTGGTTGACCACGGTCGCCATCGCTGAAGGATTTAATGTCTGGCAAGCGTCGCTCGGATCCAAGATTCAAGATGTCAAGGCAAACGGTCTGGACGTATCAATGGTGCTGACGCAGGCGGTGGGTGCGGTCTTTCATTATATGGAGCGCTATCAGGATGTCTGGGAAAAACAAGCTGAGTCGAGCGCGGTTCCGGTCAGCGGGCCTCCGTTTGAAGTACGGGCTGAGGCGGTGACGATCAATACCGAGCGAATGGTGCAAGGATTTCAGCAGGGACTACGGGATTTGCTCCCGATCTGGGAAATCATTCTCGCCCCCGACACCTTGGAAGGCATCCTCGCGCTCGGATTGGCCGAGGAGGACGCGTTTACCTTTCCGCTCCCACTATGGGTTCAGACCGTCTACGACTTCGCGATCGCGTACCGCGAAAAGGTCATCCATCGAGACCACCTCCTCAAATCATTGACCCCGCTGTATCTCGGCCGGACTGCATCGCTGGTACTTGAAACAAGGGGGGCCGGAACGGAAGAGGTAGAACGGGCGGTGGAACACGGTTGCACGACCTTCGAGCGCATGAAGCCGTATCTGGTCGAGCGATGGAGGTTCCAATGAATGAAATGTGGCAGGAAGCGATGGTGGAAGGCTATCGGGAAATGATGCGGCGGGTTGCCCTATTCCTTCCGAAACTTATGGCGCTTCTGACGTTTCTGACCCTGGGGCTGATCGTCGGCGGAGTCATCAGAATGTTTCTGCAACGGGTCCTGAAAGCCGTCCATTTCGATGCCTTGTGTGAACGCATGGGAGCAGCTCCGGCGCTGAGAAGAGCCGGAGTGAAGCGTTCCCCGTCTCAACTGATCGGGCAACTCGCATTCTGGATCGTGTTCGTATTCTTCGCATTCATGGGAGTCGACGCGTTGGATCTCCCGGCCACCACCCATCTGATGAGCGCCATCGTAGGCTTCCTCCCCCATGTCATTGCGGCCGTGTTTGTCGCCCTTGTGGGTATCCTGCTGGCGAACTTCAGCGGCGAAGCCGTTCTGATCGCGGCCGTCAATGCTCAAATCCACGGGGCGAGATTGATCGCCACGCTGGTTCGGTGGGGCGTAATCATCTTCACAGCGGCAATGGTTCTCACCCAATTGGGCATTGCGAAAGAAATTGTGATCGCGGCGTTTTCGATCATATTCGGAGGGATTGTGCTCGCCATGGCCATTGCGCTGGGCTTGGGTGGGCGAATCATCGCACGAGAGGCGCTGGAACGGCGCTTGCGACGTGAGAAGGTGAACGATGAACTCACGCATATCTGATCTTGTAACTCGGCGTATCCAATAAGGACGATCACCGCTATGTATCCGAAGAATGGAAGGCAACGGGTTGTCATCGAGCATGTTACGCCGGAAGTCGATGCAGGTCGGTTCGCCGTCAAGCGAGTGGTTGGTGAGCAAGTTGTCGTGGAAGCAGATGCCTTTGCTGACGGGCACGATAGTCTGTCCTTGCGGCTCCGTTATCGTGCGGAAGAGGATAAACGCTGGACGGAGATCGCCATGGATTCAGTGGGAAATGACAGGTGGCGGGCCTCATTCCCAGTCACCATTCAGGGGTACTATCGGTACACGGTTACTGGCTGGGTCGATCATTTTGCGACCTGGCGCCGAGATTTCATCAAGAAGCATGATGCCGGACAGGATATTCAAGTTGAGATGTTGATCGGGGCGAAATTGATGGAGGACGCAGCTGGCCGGGCAAAAGGGAAAGACAAAGATACGT
This window harbors:
- a CDS encoding sigma-54 dependent transcriptional regulator; its protein translation is MLRQSRVMLVDDDLETVKMIQEVLIKEGYEVETANEAESALRRLTEWQPELLITDIHMPGMDGLALLETVRQKSPDVLVILLTAFGSLKTAVDAIKAGAFDYLSKPFIVEDIRLVVRRALEHKKLLKENRSLRDQLRQRYSLDNLVGSSPGMVTVYKTVARVAKTDSTVLIQGESGTGKELIARAIHANSPRSSGPFIPIDTGSLAESLLESELYGHERGAFTGAVSMKKGLLEQAHQGTCFLDEIADLSPVVQSKLLRTLQEREVRRVGSNVTQTLDVRIIAATKKDLKPLVAAGKFREDLFYRLEVVTITLPPLRERIDDIAPLSQFFVDKLGRTKERPVSGLSPETLKLLKNYSWPGNVRELEHVVERAIALTPHPVLLPEDLPDAVRVATVQEHAQARGWTTLEQLEKEHIQRVLDAHQQDHGQASAILGIHRKTLLRKIRSYGLSERGSAISQ
- a CDS encoding DUF5752 family protein, with the translated sequence MYTAERPFVFMECSELREILGEEAEDERRLAELLESVPLDSIYFHTHSYLLRHSYVERPYPNDFAQWVAMEVRDHVLGERLAVVDPFEFSELEALRGELISIIDDHLSRMPIVPRVIFGEPFHFNKSRILQVPTGIAAKTLQEFRNALGEVEVSAIYFHVFESRHRLHQDDSDFATWIDKCLGMPDLANRFRSINPYLGSLERLRSALLTACDDVLSREPQT
- the treS gene encoding maltose alpha-D-glucosyltransferase; the encoded protein is MAVVMTDPTWFKDAVFYELHVKAFCDSNDDGIGDFRGLIGKLDYIEWLGVNCIWLLPFFPSPLRDDGYDVSNYRDIFPDYGSMADFREFLDEAHRRGMRVIADLVLNHTSDQHAWFQSARSSPQSPTRDYYVWSDTDKRYEKARIIFIDTEKSNWTWDPVANAYYWHRFFSHQPDLNYGNPELRNAMLDVMSFWLEQGLDGFRCDAVPYLFEREGTICENLPETHTYLKEVRKRIDTAYQGRILLAEANQWPADVRPYFGDGDEFHMAFHFPLMPRLFMGLRSEDWHPIVDMFTHTPPIPENCQWCLFLRNHDELTLEMCAGEERDYMYYAYARDPQMRRNIGIARRLAPLLDNDRRKIELLNSLVFTLPGSPIIYYGDEIGMGDNVHLGDRNGVRTPMQWTADRNGGFSKTDPAKLYLPANSDSVYGYQGTNVESQRQAQHSLLQWMKHMIAVRRRQPAFGRGTITFLRPHTDKVLTYLREYRDTTLLLVHNLAGSAQPVELDLSRFEGMVPHELFGDSRFPVIGKQTYALSLAPYGFYWFKLHPKAVSDSSYGIEGSVI
- a CDS encoding glycosyltransferase, with translation MARELDEYRDCAPKGTVDFLYRLSDVVSGRKFLHVSAVRYGSGMAEILRRLVPMMKALGVDARWEVLAGDQEFFRVTRLLANALQSQDERLTDQMQEVYLRINQRNAMALDLDADLVMVHDPQPAALIEYRKGGNWFWRCYLDVGTPRQHAWNFLRRFVVAYDAAIFSLPGFAHRLPIPQFLIYPSIDPLSEKNRELSRAEINDVMQRLGIPRNKPILLQLSRFERFKDPVGAITAYRLVKKHHDCRVIIAGSGVTHEPEGEAVLAEIQEAAAEDPDIHVLQLPPEADLEINALQRAATLIFQKSVKEGFNVSVAEAMWKGKPVIGSTAGGIAAQIIDGTTGYTVHSVEGVAFRARYLLNNPGVIQRMGGAGREHVRRNFLITRDVSDFLTLMRLFANR
- a CDS encoding glycosyltransferase family A protein, translated to MPAAAWEQIQEQYPGLDKIDILIGLPTFNLAATIETVLSAILEGLDRWFPQASVIIVAADGGSKDGTPELIKRSIGNRRPVAVIPAIANGMVANPFAINRLSYSGMPAREESFRSLFMIAEQSRARTCICIDGGIRSVMPDWVELLAKPVLEKDADYVAPVFRRQRYEGSLTNGLVAPLTRALYGKRIAGQAGGAYGFSGKLISRCVQKDLWEGEAARFSIDTWLTTVAIAEGFNVWQASLGSKIQDVKANGLDVSMVLTQAVGAVFHYMERYQDVWEKQAESSAVPVSGPPFEVRAEAVTINTERMVQGFQQGLRDLLPIWEIILAPDTLEGILALGLAEEDAFTFPLPLWVQTVYDFAIAYREKVIHRDHLLKSLTPLYLGRTASLVLETRGAGTEEVERAVEHGCTTFERMKPYLVERWRFQ